ATCACCATGTAAGTAACCACgcccttcacatatccatcagtTCCACTAATAGTTGTCGCAATATTGCCCTCATTCTGAGGCATAACATATATAGTTTCGTAGTTTATTCTATGACTACAACTTGGACATATCGCATTAGGGTCATGGCTGACATAGCCGGTATCATAATCGCACATATAAATCTTATGGCTGGTGCCACTGGTCTGAGACTGACCATCATTAAGTTTCAACAACGGAACATTAATAGCAACTTTTGGGTTCAACACGATGTCTTTATCGAGATTGGCCAGAAAGAATTCTGAGCTAAAAGACTGGACACTCTTATAAAGAGATCCAACTGACCCAACCATGCCATTCACGTTCAGGAGTTTTACGATAGTTCCGATTGGCAGTGACAGTATATGAAACAGGAAATCCACAAACTCTTTTCCGGCTTCTGCAAACAGTACTTTGTTAGCCTTACTGTCTACCAATAGTTTCAAACTCAATTTTGTCTCTGCCATTTGATCAGATTAGGAACAATGTTAAAAACTACAAGTGCTTTGAAAAAACAGATGAATTTGATTATGGGAATTATTATGGGTGTAATGTGATATATATAGGGGAGAATGCCAGAAGCAAATTGAGTGATTTAATGATATGAGAAATTGAGAATATCAATTGGGTGAATTGGAAGCGGTATAGTTGAGTTTCCATGTAATTTTCTGGTTGAATTAGTTGAATCTGTTATGTGTTTTGAGCATCGTAAATTGTAAACATTTTACTGATTGTTGAATTTGTTAAATGGGTGCAGCGTACAACGGTCTTATAGTATAATTTGCGTTCTACTAATTGTTCGTTGAATTTGTTATGTGTTTTGAGCATCGTAAATTGTAAACCACTTCTTCAGTTCTTTGCTTTTACTTCGTATTCTGACTCACCCGGCCACCCTTGATCTATCCCACAGTATCTCTTGGTGAATCCAACGAATTTAATTAAACTGTATTGCTTATTTATATTGATCGGTCTTATAACCCACACACTAACGTTTTTCTCGTTTCAGATTATACTTAAGGAACTGATATCCTTGACTCGAAACTTGTTAATGAGACTAATATCCGACGTATTATATATGGGTTTCCCAAAACTGTCAGCACGGACACCGATTTATGTTCCACTTCGTAACAGCTTAATTAAATAGGAAAGGCACAAGTGTACAGCTGATTTCAA
The Silene latifolia isolate original U9 population chromosome 11, ASM4854445v1, whole genome shotgun sequence genome window above contains:
- the LOC141614720 gene encoding uncharacterized protein LOC141614720 is translated as MAETKLSLKLLVDSKANKVLFAEAGKEFVDFLFHILSLPIGTIVKLLNVNGMVGSVGSLYKSVQSFSSEFFLANLDKDIVLNPKVAINVPLLKLNDGQSQTSGTSHKIYMCDYDTGYVSHDPNAICPSCSHRINYETIYVMPQNEGNIATTISGTDGYVKGVVTYMVMDNLEVKPMSTISGITLLNKFNVKDVSALVEKEVQVGFTEGLSMLKASFEVTNSVLTTVFLGKKKA